The Plectropomus leopardus isolate mb chromosome 1, YSFRI_Pleo_2.0, whole genome shotgun sequence sequence TATGTGGGGGGCACATGGGCACACATgcaatttatataataaatgtgtgagtgtgtactgTATATTCACATGTGTACAGACCAGCGTGGGGAGTGGGGGGCCTGGAAGGTTGATGCACAGTCTTTGTTTGTGTTCCCTAAAACTGGCATTCATTTCAGTGGCAGTCTTGAGATAATTATCTACAGAacatgtgtgtatgcgtgtgtgaaGCAGAAAGAAAGTGCAGTAAGCAGGGAAAAGATTGGGAGTGGGAAGTGGTGGATTACGAGGTGCCTGGAAGGGTCTCCTGCCTCCTTGGATTCCTGGATCCCCTCACTGACTATGTCAACTATAGAGAATGTAGTGTTGGAAGAACACATAAAGGATTTAACAGGAATAATTTGTAATCGTGATATACAAAACATTCCAATCCTTCTTCGAAGTCATGAGTCATTTTCCACTTGTGTTGCAACAAACAAGACTTTGAGGGGTTTCTCAGATCACAGCTTGGGTTGTAAAACACAGTAGGTTCTTTGAGAACTACTTAGCAGTGGCCTGACATTTGCCTTCCACAAAGTGCAACTGAAGACTTACGTCCAAGCACCTGCACACATACCAGCCATGATCTCTGACCAAAAAGGTCACACACTTTAATAAAGTTGTATCATAAGGGACTGAGATACGTAAATAAGTTTGAAGGTATTTTGCTCtgtcaaacaaaaaagttatatgaataacattttaatgacttttactTTCCCACACTGATTGGCACAAAAATGTTCTACATGGAATTCTGTGTCCTCATTTGtgtaaaaaacatacagaattCCAAAATTTTCACAGCACCATGATACTCAAGAGGATGCTGTTCCCATCCCTTCTTCTAATACTCCAGTGAGAAACATAAGGATGAGTGTAATGAAAAGCAAAACTGTCAACTACACAGCctatttgacaaaaatgtagGGCAGGAAAGTTTATTGTGAAAATCTGGGCTAGAGACTTTCTTTCCCAAAAGAGATTTCTGTGTTAACAAACATTCTGTCCCAGTAACCTACATCCATGCCATCGCACTTTAGCAGCTGTGTGATCTGATGTCACAGATTGACAAGAAAAATGGATTGATTTGTCATTCCGATCACACAGCCAGTGGAATGATTGTCTTGGCTTTCTGCCTCCTGGGAACCACTGTGTAAATGGAGACTGATGTcagacagtaaaaacactgcCAATCTCCTAACGGCCAGTCAACATTCCTCTAAGATGAGGATAGTAAAGCAGAGACTGGCACTGACGGCAGTGGGGCGGACTTGCTGAAATTGAGATAAAAGCCAGTCTATGGAATATGATGTCATAAAACACTGATGATACCCCCCAAATCACCTCATCAGCAGTCCCCAAGAGCTGGCTGTTAAATCACCTAAAACCTGTCCACTGAGAAAGATGCAATGATGAATGTGCTTGCAAAATTGATCAAAACAATGTTGTTATCAAGATCACCTTAACTGAAACCAAGTCATGACCAAGACCCGAGTGTATCGAGAACaagacaagaccaagactttGAGGGAATGAGAccaagtcaagaccaagacAAGACCACTTCAAGTCCCATACTGCATGACACACttataaaatatgtaacatGCAAACCAAGGGCACTCCTCAAATTGATCTGAAATATTCAAATTCCCATAAAAAACCCATagaatacaaataaagattcCTATTCATGTACCTGTGTGTTTACCTTGTGAATATGAAATTGTACTAtgagaaatgtcttgataaaagGCAATGAAGAGGTAAATTTTATATGTAGGaattttccttgttttccatgagcaaacaaatacaaacactaaaGGGGCTAAAATCAacttcatgtttgtttgacactgttttttgttttcttgtccgAGACTGAGACTTTCAAAAACTGTTCTTAAGACTATTCTAGAGACCAAGACTGTTTTTGAGTACCACAATACTGGAGCAAACCCACATAACtacatttcagtattttctcaaaatggataaatttaagtattttgtcctgtttttttaattcacacaGGGTTGGCTCTCACATGAACTCCCTAGGTTTAACCACCCTCTCCTCTTTATACCAGGGAACTACAGTATAATATGTATGCACTTTCTGGGTTCAACCAGGGCAAGCCTTGGCATTGCTTGCAATAAGGGTCTCATAAGACACTATGACACCCAATCTGCATTCATCTTCAGTTAATGACACTGACATGGCACTACATAAACTTACTGCACATGAACTCAGTGCCCTGTGTACTCCATCACTTTAGGTTGGTGCTGATCAGTAAGGATGTGATGGTATGCACTAACATCCACACAGTGTCTTATTTCAACTGAGAACTTTGAAACAGTGGTGCCAAGTTCATGCCCATCAGACAAGCCATCACTAGAGAAATGGCAAATGCACCCTAATTTTGTAAACCAAGGTTACATCCAAAATAATTTACTACTTGagccttttcttcttctggtgTCCTCCTAGATATAATGAGGCCAACCTGGGTTCTTAGGTTGGGAAACATCCAACTCCCAATGGTGAGAGTGTGAGTGCTGCTCCTATACTGCACAAGGTCAGTTAGACAGGGCTGCACGTTAACTTTTTTGTACATAGCACTGGTGCTACAGGGGCTGAAAGTTTTAGAACAGACCACAAAATTGTAACATGAGTATAAAAGCAGCCTATCAAGTAGGCTAATTCTATTGTAGTTTGACACTCCAAGGAGAGATACTAATGCTTGAAGCAGTTTAATCATGAAATCTAGCGCTGTATTCTTGTTTATCAGTAAAGTGAACTATACTGCAGACTAGATTCTCTTTCCAGTGACAAACAGTGACAGTGGACTTATGAATGGGTTCAACACAGGTTGAATACTAATTTCTTTAGTAGCACAGATTGATTTTAGTGtaacacattttctaaatcaatttATCACTGAACCATTGGGTTTGAATGTTATCACTTATTAAATGGATGTTATTGTTGGCTATCAGTGTCTTAAATATGGGTTGGAAGGGTTCTGCTAAAGCAGCTAGTATGTTCAGAATGCTCTTATCAGCGCATTACACTGTCATGTTTATTGTTATGCAGTGTTGAAAGAGTAAGAAAGTCTGTGTGAGGGGATCTGTTGGGGTGgtggttgaaaaaaacataggaCTTTCACCTAGGAGACAGGGATTTGTGTGAAACCAAAGGTCAGTGTAGAGTTGATATGACTATATTATGGGATATAGGTCACATAACGTAGTTTAAGGTAGACcataaagtttttttcaaaaccttccAACCCATATCAATGATGCCGATAACCACTACTAACGCCTGTCTATTAATTGAGCAATGACATTCAAAATGGGTGCACCGAAACAGATCAGTAACATTTTTAGCAATGGAGCTCCCCTCACTGGTGTCTGTGAGTGCATTTGTGGTTTGTAGTACATTTATTCTTTGTTAGAAGCCTATTAAAAGACTGCCAAACTCACAGAAACAATCACAATCTGACAATTCTGTCATAAATAATAGACTGCTGAGCTATTAACTTCATGTGCAGTTCTTAACTTGACAAATTAGAGCAACAGCCTGAACATACTACTGAATTATAGACAGAATCAGTGCTGAAGGTTTGGCTGTGCAAATGAAAGTGCATTTGAACGGTAATGTGTTCACTTGTGGTGATGCAACCAAATAGCTCCggaaaaaatgttgaactaaaCTGAACAAAgaaatttaaaacagcaaagtaattattttttttttttttacctctagTTTGAACTAAACCTCTAATTCTATGAGCAAATATGgagtttttttgctttgtcatGTAGTTGCCTTGCTGGACACAGAGTAGAGTTGGCGCACCCTTAAAGGAGAGAAAAGTCTAGACCTAGGAAATACGCATCACCATGGACTTTGGTCAAGTACAGTTAATTAATTAACCACAgctatataaaataaataaataaataaaaaataaccatatCTGTCTATTTCATAGTATTGCAAGAACCTTTATATATGGGTATGGTGATCAGCATATCAccgacacaaacaaaaacactgtaaagaTAAAATCTGATTGACATAAAGATGCTTGCCAACTAGCTCCCAAATTACCGCAATAGTTAATATTGTAGCTAGTAAAGCAAAATTATCTGACTGggtgaaatgtgttttgtattaaGTACTTACTGATGACAGCTATGCCACTCCCAGGTATGACGTGGCCTGTTGGGCATGAAGTCGGCAGTCCCCTTGTTCTTCACCCTCTGTGGGAATCGCAGCAGGACTCTAACATCATAGTCGGTGGTCTCAGGGCCATAGGCAGAGCTGAATCACATAcatcaagacaaaaaacagtgaGGGGAAACTGCACAAGTGGCTGCAAAAAGAATGTCGGCGTGTCTGTTTCTCATAACTAAGacaagggaagaaaaaaagagcagggCTGGAAAGGCTTGGAGGCAGGAGCACATCTACTAAATAATTCATCCTACAGATTACAACCATCTCTCCAAATACACAGTTTCAACACGGGGAGAGGGAACGTTCAGTTGCACgattcacttttttgtgtgaaGAGGGAGGAACAACCTCGAGTTCACAATACCACTGAAGATCTAAGCCATTCATCTTGCGGCTGTTGTTGACATTGGAGTGTATGGCAAATTACAACAGCCCATCTGTCGGTGATTGCTGCAAACTCAGACAGGATATGAAAGGGCTTTGAGGGATGGCTGTGCTTGTGATGGGAAGAGGGCAAATAGAGCAGCCATGGGGACAGCACACTTCCATCATTTCCAATAGTGTCTTTAGTGCAGAGACAGTCAAAGGGCCCAGGCCCGGGGATCAGGGGATGCTatccacaaacacagagagatgaAACTAACAACAGTCTGTATCCCCGAAGGTGACTAGGATTCGGTTCACTTATGTTGTGCAGTTggtcaactttttttcattatttccttcAGATATTACTGTGCAGAACTGGCAAAATCCTGAAGGCTGTGATAAAATTGTGGATAGTTCACTCACTGGTTAATGCTACCCAAAGGTGAAGTGGCTTATAATGAATGTTAATCCATCCTACAAATTAGCACCTTGCTGTCAATGGATGATCCGAAGCAGGGCACAACCTGGACAAGACATCAGCCTATCAGAGGGCCACAATGagacagggattttttttttttacatagtttCTCATATACCTCAACTGAATGTGACCACGCTACCCCTAAGATATaccaagaaaacaataaaatgagaaCAGTCATCACTGACATGAAAACtttaccataaaaacaaaacccataGGAGCaaggaagtgtttttttttgatacTGTGACATTACAATGAACCCACTAAAAAggtacagaaatacaaaaataaataaataaacacaagccAGCAAAGGACATCTTGAATTGGTTTTACCTTGACAGACATTTTTCTTCCGCAGCACAGCGGAGAGAATACATGTGGGCTCTCTGGATATACGTGGAAGCCTGGACATAGTTGGGATCAGGAACCAGATCTGGCAAGCCTGCAACAATAGACAGACTGCTCACACTATATTGTCATAGTAATTGTCATAGAGTAATATGCTCACAAATTACACAAACCTGCTCCAAATACTTACTTAATACAAAAGAGTACTTACCAGATTTGTCAAAGGCATATTTTAGACTCAAAcatgatgatatacagtatatttaaacatttttgagtgAAGCCAAAGGCAAATTTCCACTGAGGTGGACAATAAACTCATTCAGTCCATCccttattaaatgtaattaaaggtcccatattgtgtTCAATATCAGGTTCAGACTTGAATGTTGGGTCTCTacaagaacatgtttacatgctttaatattaaaaaaaatacatttatttttctcatactctTTGCATAAATATACCTGTGTCCAATGTCTATTTGAACGCCCTGCTTTGAGCGCCTGTTTCTTTAAGCCCCCCCTCCTCTAAAAGCCCAGTCTACTCTGATTTGCCAGTGTTTCTGGGTCGGACACATCTGTGCTCTCAGTGTTTCTGCACCGTCATTTCAGCCTGGGAATTACTGGATCAGCACTGCATAGCAACAATTTACACCTTTACCTTCATAACAATTCCTGATGGctcatttaaaggcacagtttctgaatacggactatgtgtattttgtgtgtgtagtgagtGTTTTGATACTTAAAGGTGTTTATATACCACCTATACCTGCTTTATAATAAACCTCTATAATATAGCAGGTATGgaaatttcactttttacaatatgggacctttacaGCTAACAAACTACATTTATAGCACTGGCATTATGACTTTATTAACTAATCCTGAAGTTGGAAATCTGGGTCACCTTTTGATCTCTTTGAATTCCAGCCCTTCCCGTCACTGCCAGTGAAACACTCCAGAAACAGAGGGACTCTTTCACATATTTGTCATCTACTTTTTATTACTAGGTATTTATGGTGTTGCTGATCGGAGGATATGATGGGCAAAAATGCAGCGACAGGCCCACAGTTCATGACTGGGCCACTCTGGAGAGAGCCTTTGGCCACTAATTACTGTGCATTCCAGATTATTATCATGGTTTTCTAATGAGACACTTTTGCTCCATGGGCCTGTCAGACAGGGGTGAGTTTGGGGTGAGAGAGCAAAGAGTTGCAAGAGGGAATAAGTTTTATACCGATAATTGCTTGCCTTCTTGGCTAATGTCATGTTATCTTCCATGTGCACTGATCTTAAAGCGAACATGTTACTTCAGCTTAACCTCTGATATTATAAATGTAGGATGACTAGTCATATCTGTTGGGGATGAGACTAAATGTGGATCCGAGCCACAGTATCACAGGAGAGATTGTTGTAATGCTGCCTGTGTTTTTCATACTTTGGATTCTGCAAACAAGTGACAGAGATGAAGAGATGAGGGAAGGCATAGgtgcacagagacacagcaaGAGAgccagacacagagagggagaacgTGCGTGCCACGGCAAAAACAACAGTGATCTCACaccactgctgtttttaaagtggGCCACTGACCAAGTCTGTCAGAAGACCTgaggaacaagaaaaaaaagcaggccTGATTTGTCAGTGtgaatgtctgtctgtcctgctcTCAGCAAAGGCCATGCCAGCAAGGGTCTTTGGCAAAGTCTTATCACCCCTCTCTGTTTAGCTCACAAAGGCCAAACATGCTTTAATGTGAGCTTGTTCAAGCAACCAAAAGTCAAACCATCTGACCTCTAAGCCTGGAAGCaaggataaaataaaagaagtatGTACAACCTttaatttgtgttgcagcaagcTTAAAccacagaaaggaaaaaaaaagttaatgaaataatgctctgtttttttttttttttttttttggattaacaTGAAGGGCTTTAGTTATGGTCTGTTTATGGGGATCAAATAGAAAGTGCTCTATTTTATACTTGCTCCATTTAATGTCCCGGTGAGTTTAAATAAGGGCTCTGCCTTTGCAGGCATTGTGTAAACATCCTATATGACAGCTCTCTCGGGGGCAGACATAAAGAACAGGGGAAAGCTTCCTGGGGCAGACCATGTAAACACTGTAAGACTGGTGTGAAACGCAGAGGTTTTCCAGCAGCACTCTCaaccccattttttttctcctcacccTAGGAAGGCTTTGTTCTCTGCTTCCTAAtcttttgaaatgtgaaattgGGTCTCTTTCAGAGGGATAAAGTGTATTGAGAAGCCAAAGCTGATCAGCTCTCGACAGCATGTGACAAAGCCACACATTACACTCTAAGTGGGGCACGAAGAAAAGAAACTGAATCTTGCCATGCTTTTTATAACATCTAATAAAGCATAATAAAAGACATGAGGGCTCCCTCTCTGCTTTAAGCTATAGGCTGTTAGCTGTAGGGGACGGACAGATTGGAATACTTAAAAATCACTGGTCAGTTTAGAATGAAAAAGTGAGAATCATAACAGCGTTTGATGATTAGGCATAAAGTATACCACAGCTTCTTTTGTAGGTAGTTCATTATTCTCTTTATGTTATCTTGTTATTACTtcttatctatttttattttactgttggcAATCAGTTGATTTATTACAGATTAATTTCAGCAAAAGTGAGATGCTAAAACCTTGTCTCTTCATTTGAAGAAAGTAtgttttaccctttaaaacctcaggaaattaacttgatttctttcaaagaaatgggaagaaggcaatgagcaccaaaagaagaaatgacacaaaagtgaaaaagaacaagaaaattatgtcaaaattcttaaaataaaaaaagggaaaattagaacagaatgcatttaaacaaagatattacctggaaaaggtgcttaaaatgataattctgtaatctaattttaaatatgttattatgataattataaaaatatatttttcctaccttttttttcttttttccccaagacatttttccctagctttttaaaaataattctataaATGTACTAATTTATAGAATTAATCTTCTTTTTGTGTGTAACACTTCTTACTAAGTTTCTCatgcctttgaaagaaatctcaccaatttgctctgggttcaaaggttcaaaCACTTGTGAATGGTGTCTGgaagcagcacgagaaaagtgatgttgctccatgtttcaaagatttacgCTAATGAGTAAAAAACTACAGCTCTGCCTTGCAGCTGCCTCAAGGAATTAATATCATAGCCTGATTATTCTTATGTATAACTGCTTGTGGATTTAAGGATGAAATGACAATACTGGGGACAatatgtaaacttttttttaaccagtctTTGCTATGGTACTTAATTATACACACTGAGTAAATTGGGGATGGCCTGATTTTGTGATATCATGACAAACTCTagttttttaatgacagaagAGAAGAGCCTTGCTTACTGATGTTAAGCCAGTGTGGATtgaggaaaaacagtttttgcagATCTGGCAAAAGGACCTATTTTCTGTACACTTtgaacatacagtacatacagtgTGCTTTGTAATGTTCTTGCTCTCTTTATACCACACTCTGCTACCACTGCAAATCCCTTGTAGCTTTGACTGCTGTTTAAAGGGTaatgttggtattttttttaacctggaccctgttttttccatgtttttgtgtgcaagAGTCTCATGAGAAAagctatttttgaaatttgtctAGTATTGAGTGAGACCGTTGCAgcccagcccgttctcattccaaagtcgtcaacTATAGCCACTTTTACAGTGCTTTCGGCATAAAATACTAACACCAAAGGCCACCCGTTGCTtctgcatgatacactgctggacagcATTAGGTTAAATGCTGGTAATTacttaatataaggagcacaaagtcCCTATGGGGCAGGCAGGAAAAgcagtggatggatcaaacaaacccttgactttcatgcagaagtcTGGTGTTTTCTTCCCATCTGaacgtgatgtttttttctatccCTTACAGTGTGCCCTTTTGTCTAATCCTCACCATTCATGTCAGCttaatgcttttgttgacaATTTTGTCTTCTAAATGCAACCATGTGCAgtatcatcccaccatgtgcatttgttgacttcaAGGTAGCATCCACGAACGTAaatagcagacacagacagataccccgagtgtaatatgtagatgcataagtacactgcaaagcggcaatatgttaCGATTTGGGATGACAACGTGttggccagcagcagcaaaacaggctgcaatttAACTACTAGGGGCACCGTCAATTTACTTCCccaaaagtgcttgtttttgctactgagatgttattttaagtgtttgacaTCTTGCAGAAAGGATGCCTACAGAGATAAACCTTTTTGTTAATGAGTAAGATTCTTGTTATACCAGAAACAGCCTGGGAAGTTGTAACGTGcaactccatttaaataaacagcaatgttattattgtaaaacacacttcattcaaatttgacagaaacaaaatgaaactcacAAAAGCCATCATGGTgcatctttccactgtttcaacaatccCCAACTCTGGTTTAGTTGAAGTGAACCcaattagatataaaaatatgctggctttatacatgctgaaaatgactgtttatttacatggaGTCTGGCGAGTTTGGTGATGgtgattttggggtgattttgtattaaacaaaaaggatcttactcttttaaaaaaatgtctttttctgcagggatcctttccatacattgtcagacacttaaaataaatcgaaacctgtcagtggcaaaaaacaagcactttcagtgAATGTAAACTGATGGTGCGAACATGTCTCTAGTGGTTAATTGTAGCCTGCTCCCTGGCTGCTGGTTGCAGccctctcactcaatactggacacaaaacatggggaaatatggtccaggttgaaaaatatcacttttatcCTTAAAGACATATTCGCTATATGTAATTCTGGGAACGACTTGTCTGTCCAACCATTTAAAAGTTGAAAGCAATGAATGGAAACGGGTTCTACACTGAAACTTATTTCATGGCCTTATACTTAAACAATGCAATTTGGTTGCGAGTGAATACTTGCCAACTTGTCCTCCCACACTAAACCTACCCCAAATCTATTTGTGCCTGGATGTATTTTTATGCTCTGACCACATTTGGCTACATATAGTGTAATGAGACAGATTTTagtattatgactttattcatattatttacTGAGCAGTCTGTGcattaaatatatgtttattctgatatttaaatgtattctgtgtagttttgttgcctCTGATACTTAGGACATTGTCTTTATATGGCAATATGCTTAAATATGCTTGTCTCCTGACTTCagttttaagtacattttaaacatgtagaTCACAATAGTTATTACAGTACGGTAACAGATTAATGGCAAGCCATGAAGcagtgcaataaaaatgtcaacttttcaaCAACTCCCAATGGCTAAATCTTTATCACAATGATTACTGAGAGCACTAAGGCATTTGcacacatgttgttttttttgtgctgtggaaATGGCTCCAAGCTCTAGAGTGCTTAATGAATGATGGCTGAAGGCACACAGCACACTAGAGAGACTGCAGCACAGTAAGGCAAATCATTGagttaaacaaaaagtaaatctGCGTTATTAAGAATCTTGTTGGAGGTCCTCATCTCCGCTCAGCTCAGACCAGACATAGCCTCTGGCAGTCAGAAAAACTTAACATGTTGTTTGTATTTAGTCATAATTTCCTCAGCATTAACAATgaactcaaaataaacttcttcCTTCAGTGATAggttattaaattatatatattttaaaccaGGGTAAAGCAAGTTTTGACACTCATTCTTCCCCTAAGAACTCTGAGTAAATATTTCGTTGATTTCCTGTAGCTGAAGCAATGGACCCCATGTGTGTTACCGGGACTTTCCATGCTCTCCCTCCCCCTCAGGGAGTGGGGAAGTACTGTATCCCCCTCCCCTGCTTCCCCTCTCCTGTCCTCAAGCCTAGGAGGTAGCCATGGCCCACCAACACCCCCTGTCACCAGACCCCCTATGAGCTCACCACCACCATTACCCAACACCACACGCCGGGTGAACCAGTCTGCTTTCGTGTAGCACACAACTCCCCACACGAAAACACAGTGGTTCTTGTGTGTGCTCTCTGTACATTGGCAGGGCTTGCTCAACACCTGGTTTCAATAACCATACAAGTGGAAGAAGATGAACCTTGTGTTCACTTGTttgtaaactgaaaaacagGCTGAATTTTGAGCAGCTGTTTTGTTCTGATTACTACAGATAGCTGACAAACATGAAAGAAGAATAttggaaaaaacatgaaagtgaaCTTTCTCTACTCTCCTGGGttttacaaaatttcaaattcatGTGTCCAGCAACAACAGAAATCGAATCACAAAGACAGACATAACTTTGGGCGGATGCCTAAAAGTGGCCATGTTTCAAGTTCAACggaaaatatgtaatattttaagtgCCATAGAATATTGCCAAATCACTCATATGTCACAGCCTCTCCTTTTATTATCAAGGTTTGGTCAAActtcttaaataaaaatgtgaaatagagAATACATTGTGTGTTTAAAGAACCCAAAACCAAAAGCTAACCATACCTCTTTGTTCTGGACGGTACACACTCCCGACACTTACGCTGGGGTTCTCGAGGCCAGAATTTGGAGAATTTCTGCCTTGTGGAATGGGATGGGGGAAAGGAGGCTGTGGTCTTCCAAATGGAGGAAACTGCTCATACTGAGGGCTCCTGACTTGAGGCTGACCAGCTGGTCCTGACCTGTCCACTATCACAGGACCTGCCTGGTTGGCATCGGCGGCTGGGACTGCAGGAGCATTTTCCCCATTGAATAGACTGTGGGTGTATCTATGGTCCAGACCATCTGTAAGTGGTGGCTGGGCAGCGCGTGCAGGCACCACAGGATTGGGCGCGTAGCCAAAGGACTGATAGTAACGGTAACCTTCGTCAGTAAAATCAGACGGAGAGCCTGGGAGCACTGGCGCCAGACCACCTCCATACCCTCCACCAGTGTACCCCTGTCCAGGAACATAGCCTCCACCACCATACACTCCACCGCCAAATCCTCCACCACCATATCCTCCACCGCCATATCCTCCACCAGGAATAGGCTGAAAAGGTGGCTCGTAGCTCCTGACTGGTCCATCTACAAAACTAGGATCATATGGCAGTGGTTGGAAGGGAGGCTGTGGAGGAAAAGGGTTCTGTGGGTAGGATGGTATATTATAcgaagatgaagaaaaagatgacgatgatgatgatgaggaagaagaagagccTGTGGATGGCCTGAAGCGAGTGCTAGAGGATCCTTGGAACTGGCTACCTCCTGTGCTGCCTGCAGTTTGTCTCCAGTTATCAGGAACTTGCCCAAAGCCAAAAGGATGTCTTGCCTGGCCACGGACAGTCTCAGAGGACCCTCTTGATGGAGCCTGTCGGCGGACATTGCCTCCCTGAGGTCTACGTGATGAGCGTGCGCGAGTGTCTGCCACCACCACCCTGGGACCACTGTCCTGAGCTCCTGTCCCAGCAGGGACATATTCAGCTCCACTGTTCAGCAGGCTAAACAGCCGACCATTGTTCTCCCACTGAATCACCTGCCTCCAAGGGGTGGCAGAGCCGTCCTGCCCCTGGCCCCGACTCTGGCTCTGCCCCTGAGTCTGTGTGGCAACCTGAGCCTTCCCTGATCCCAGCAGGACAAATACCAAACATACCACAACAATAGGCAACATACTGGCTCCAAAGACGCCACAGCTCaccacacaggaaaaaaaaaccctccagtccagcagcagctcaaACTCAAACCACCTGTAGCTCTGTCAATAAAACATGTGTATCCTCTTCCCGCTGGTACAACTGTGGTGTGAGTGTTGAGACAGGGTTGAAAAGTAAGCCTGTGGTTGAGTGCATCTGCAGGTCTTCACTAGCAGCAGTAGAGGAGGTTGAATGTGCATTCAGGAGCAATCACACCCAGGAGAGCAAAAGTGGGCTTCAGAAGACCAACTGGTGGTGTTACTTTCTGCTAGCGCTGTGAGAATATGTCCTGACTTCCGGTCGGTCTGCTGGCTTGCCTGTCAGTAGGCTGAGCATTGCTCTCTGCCTTCTGGAAAGAAGTGTCTGAGCTCTGAACGACTGCAAGCTTCTATTTGCCTGATTGCTTACAATGGGCTGTgaaaaaatctcaaactttttt is a genomic window containing:
- the loxl1 gene encoding lysyl oxidase homolog 1, coding for MLPIVVVCLVFVLLGSGKAQVATQTQGQSQSRGQGQDGSATPWRQVIQWENNGRLFSLLNSGAEYVPAGTGAQDSGPRVVVADTRARSSRRPQGGNVRRQAPSRGSSETVRGQARHPFGFGQVPDNWRQTAGSTGGSQFQGSSSTRFRPSTGSSSSSSSSSSSFSSSSYNIPSYPQNPFPPQPPFQPLPYDPSFVDGPVRSYEPPFQPIPGGGYGGGGYGGGGFGGGVYGGGGYVPGQGYTGGGYGGGLAPVLPGSPSDFTDEGYRYYQSFGYAPNPVVPARAAQPPLTDGLDHRYTHSLFNGENAPAVPAADANQAGPVIVDRSGPAGQPQVRSPQYEQFPPFGRPQPPFPHPIPQGRNSPNSGLENPSVSVGSVYRPEQRGLPDLVPDPNYVQASTYIQRAHMYSLRCAAEEKCLSSSAYGPETTDYDVRVLLRFPQRVKNKGTADFMPNRPRHTWEWHSCHQHYHSMDEFSHYDLLEVSTGRKVAEGHKASFCLEDTTCDFGHLKRYACTTHTQGLSPGCYDTYNADIDCQWIDITDVQPGNYILKLQVNPKFLVMESDFTNNVVRCNIHYTGRFVTTTNCKIAQS